Within the Deltaproteobacteria bacterium genome, the region GCAGAAAATTCGGGCCCATACCAACGGAGCGGCGGCAGGTGGCGGGTGGCCAGCCGCTGGGCCACGGTGGCTGGGGATGGCCACTGTAGGGTATCGCCGCCGGCCAGAATAAAGCCATACAGGTCATCAAAACTGGCAATAAAGGCAGTATAGGGGAATACCTGCGGAAAAACTGAGCCGATGGTCCGGTAAAGATGAGGGATGAGACGCGGCGTCCGTTCCGCAGAACCGGATTGAATGCTAAACAGCCCTGGCTTGGTCAGTTTCACCTGAATCAATTCGAACATTTCCTTGGTAAATAAGAAGATTGCGGGACCACCGGCCAGGGGATCGGTGATATCCATCAGGATAACGTCAAGGCTGTGGTCCGGCTGCCGGGCCAACCAGGCCCGGGCATCTTCATGGCGCAACTCCACCCGGTGGTCGTCGAAGGCCCCGGCATGAAAGGTTGGCAGCCATTGGCGGCAGAGGGCAACGATCTCGGCGTCCAGATCAACCATGACCACCCGGCTAACACAATCATGCTTTAGCACTTCCCGGAGGGTTGCCCCTTCCCCCCCTCCCAGTATGGCTACTTGCCGGGGCTGGGGATGGGCGGTCAGCGCCGGATGGACCAGAGCCTCATGGTAAATAAATTCATCCCGCTCTGCTGACTGAATCACTCCATCCAGAACCAATACCCGCCCCAGAACGGGGTTTTCCCAGATTTCATACTCCTGAAATTCTGTCCGGCCTTGGGCCAGGCCCCGGGTCTTGCGGTAAGCCGAGAGGTCATGGGGGGTGTCATACGTCAGGTACCAGTCGCCGGCGGGCCAATCTGTGGTCATCGTCAGTCCTCCTCATTTAATCAATTTATTTATTTTACTGCTAAAACCGGTAAAGGTGCAATCGCTTTCTCCTGACCGGGAGGGATTGCTTTGTCAGGTAGATAAAGGAGATTGGCCGTCGGGTGCGGGCTACCCTAACCTGCCTGGGCCTCAATAACCTGTCAGATCGGGACCCGGCCAGCCTTTCGGGGGGCCAGAAGCAACTGCTGGCCCTGGCCTCGGTGCTGGCCTTACAGCCCCAACTGCTGGTGTTGGATGAACCGACCAATGATTTGGATCCCTGGTGGGTGGATAATTTGCTGCAAATATTGCAAGGACTGCGCCGGGAACAGCATCTGAGCCTGCTGCTTCTGGGTCAGGACTTGCGGTTGACCGAGCATTGTGACCGCATTGTCTTCTTGGAGCAGGGCAGCATTACCGCCGCCGGACCACCTGCGGAGATCCTGCCCCAGGTCAAAATTTTCCGCCGTCTGAGGCTGAGTCCGCACCCGCTGGCCGCGCTGTTTCATGACCTGGGACAGCTGCTTTGGCCCCTGACCTTAAACAAAGCCGAGTCGGTCGCCCGGCAACTGGGTCTGGGAGAGAGGGAGGTTCGGGAGCGGGTGGAAGCTGCCCTCAAGCAGGTTCGTCTTGTGGAGCTGGCCGACGAAGATCCCTTCAGTCTCACCAACGGTCAGCGGCAACGGCTGGCGGTGGCCGCAGTCCTGGCTTTGGCCCCCACCGTGATTATCCTGGACGAGCCTACTACTGGTCTGGATCACACTGAGCAATTGGGGATGATGACCCTGATCCGTGATCTCAACCGCCAGGGCCATACTATCATAATAGTTACCCATTCTATGTGGGCAGCGGCGGAATATGCTAATCGCCTGATTATTCTTCGCGATGGCCGCCTGGTGTTGGACGGCCCCACCCGCCAGGTGTTGGCCCAGGAAGAGGTGCTGGCGGCTTGCCACCTATACCCGCCGCTGGTAGTACGTTTGGCCCACCGGTTGGGCTTTTCCGCCCTCAATGCCGATGAATTCCGTGCCCGAGTCGCCTCCTGATGTTTGGTTGAAGTGGGGTTAACTACTTATGGGATAATGTCATATTAACTAGCTGAAACCTATTACAAGGAAATGCTGGACCGCAGCGGGACGGGCCCGCCGGCTGACGGAGCTGCAGGCCCGCGGGGAGGTATAAGGGCAAACGGCGGATTTCCTCATGGGCAAACGGGTTGGCTTTACTCAAGTCATTGCGCCCAGCTTCTTATACTCGGTTTAACTCCTGACCCCGCAAACTAAGGCGCAGCTTGCCTACCCGGCAAACCCGTATCTGCTCTTGGCGCTCGGCCGGAAGCGGCGTCCAGATAGCCACTTCCGACCTTTCCCAGGGAGAGGGTAGGATCAGTCCCAGCGCTTGGACCGTCAGATTCTGATCTAACAACCCTACCAGCCGCATGTTTAGGTGGGACGCGGCCAGCCAGCAGAAATTTGGTACTGCTAACCGTTGGGCCAGAGCGGACCTGTCAAATTCCTCTGGAAAGTCTGAGAGAATCAGAACCGCACCCGAAGGGCTGGTTTCCCCGTAGAGCACCGGCGACTCCAGGTAATCACTTAAATTTAGTCGTTCCTCCATAATCATGGGCTTGCCCCGGCCCAGAGGCAATCCCAGCCAGGCCAAGCGGTTCACCGAAAAGACCAGCCGCCCAGCCCCGCGAAAATAGCGGCGAAATCTTTCTTCCCGGTACTGCCGCCGATACTCAAAAGATTTGGCCTCCGCCCGGTGCGAAAGCGGCAGGCGCAAAACTGGGGCCTGCCGCCGGGCCAGGGGAATCAGGATAGGCTCCAGCTCCTGAGACTTGGTGAGAGCCAAAATCAGCTTCGGGCCTAGCAGCTCTATCTGGGCCCATTTCAGCCGCTGGGCCGCCGGCCCCTGGATGTAACCACTGGTATTAACAACTAGGTGGCTTACCTTTTGATCCCGGGCCTGATCGGCCAGCCACCGGGTGCCGACCACCACCTCCAGCACCTGACCCGCAGGTGAGGTCTGCCCGATAAAATAGATGGCCTCGGGAAATAGGCCATCACCGCCGGGATGACGGGGAGGATAAAGCCCCAAGCCCAGAGTCGCCGGGGGACCCAGAAGGGATTGGCCCAGATCACAATCAATCAGGGCTACCCGCCGCCCGGCCACGTAGGCCCGATAGACCAGATAGCGGCACAGGGTGCTTTTGCCGCTGTCGGTCCCGCCCAGCACCAGGGTCAGACCCGCGGTGGCCAAAAACTGTTGAGCCGCCTGCTCCCAGGCCGAAGGCAGATCCAGGTCACACAGCTGCGGAAAAATCTCGGGGCTGCAATCACAGCTCATAAATTAATAGTAAAAACCGCAACTTGGATTAATTTTCTATCCAAGTCATAAACTCTGCCAGGTCCTCGCGGGAGGATTTAAATTCATTGATCGCCAAAGCCGGGTCCGGGACCCCGACGGCAATGGTCAAAACAATGTTCACACTTTCCGGTAGGCGCAATTCTTCCCGGATCACCCCTTCATATCTCAAGACCATCCCGATGGGACAGGTACCCAGCCCCAGGGCATGGGCTTTTAACACCATGTTCTGGGCTGCCATGCCCAGATCCAAAAGACGGGCACTTGGCAGCTGCTGGTCCATAGTGAGCAAGATTGCGGCTGGTGCCCCATGAAAATTAAAGCTGCTGGTCACCAGGTCAAATCCATGGGTCTGTTGGGCGAAGGTGGCTAATTCTTGACCAAAACGCTGGCTGCGCGCCTGAAACGGCGCAGGGAGTTCCGGCCAGCCTAAAGTGCCCGTTTGCTCCTCCTGGTAACGGGATACCAGTTTCTGGGCCAGCCGCTCCAGAGCGGGATTGGTTACCACGATAAACTGCCAGGGTTGTATGTTTCGGGCTGAAGGTGCCTGGTGGGCGGCTCCCAGCAAACGCATTAGAGTCTTTTTGGGAACCGGCTCCGATTTAAAACCCCGGGTGCACTTCCGGCTATAGATCGCTTCCGCCAAATCCATAAAGTCCTCCTGTTGATGCGATGTCTAAGCCATGCTGGTGTTAATCACCCATTTCAGACCGCTCTGGGGAGAGGGGGTAGGGGTCACAGACCCATCACCCCCTCCCAAACCCATCCCCCAACCCCTTAAGGGGGGTTGGGAGGGGATGGCGGGGTGCCTGTTGGTCCCCCGGCCCCCCTCAAATTAACCTTGTAATCGGTCAGAGTAATAACCCTATCCGCTAGCTTAATTAAAATAGCATGTTATTGAGTTTATGGGTAGGGGTCGAGGTGGCAAATATTTTTTTAATTTTTCCTATTTCTCTCCACCCGGTCCAGATTAGTGGAAGGTTTTGAGCCAGAGTCGTCAAGGGCGGGAAACAGCAAAAACCAACGATGGCCGGTCCTTAGGCCCGGGCATCGAGTCGGGGTTATGATGAAGTTGAGATTTTGGGCCGCTCCCCCGGATAGTGTTTTGAGGGAGCGGTTTTAATCTAAAATTCAATGTCTAATCGGGTTATGGACGGATTTACCAGTTGGCTGGCCTCGTCGCTCATCTTCAGGGTCGGCGTAATCATCAACATATGTTTGAGGTACTGGTAGCCGAAGCGGAGCAGTTCCTCATCGTCAGTCTTGATGCGCGCCAGCAGGTCCGGACCGATCTCGAACACATTCAAAAAGGGGCTTTCGAAGACGAATTTACGGAACTGATCCAGGTCATAGGCGACCATATAAAAAAGCCGGCGGATGCGGTCATTAATGACGATCCGATCTTGCGGATAATCAAGGAGCATCATGATCTTCCACTCCCGGTTCATCTCATCATATTTCTCCGCTCCCTGCTCCCGTCGCCAGGCTTCCACGGTTGTTTCGCTCTCCCCTCCAAAGCCCTGACAATGCTCCTCCTGAATATAGACATAGAACTCTTCCAGGCCGGCATCAGTCAGCACGCTCCCTTGACCCAAAGGGTAGTAGCGGCAGGTAACCGGGCGGTCTTCATAGACAGAGCACCCCTCCGGACTGACAAAAGGACAACGCCCCTCCGGGTCCTGGCTCATATCCAGGATGACCACTGGCAGGCCAGTTTTTTCATGATGATCCTGACGGGTATAGCGTTTTAAAAACTCCCCCGAACTAATTCCCAGGCGGTGGCGCAGGCGCAGAATATCATAAGGGGTTAATCTGATCGTGGTCCGGGCACAACAGTGGGTAAAACAATCTAAGCCCTTATGACAGCGAAACTTAAAGGTACTATCCAACGACAGTCGGACAGGCTCGATTTCGGTTTGCTTTGATACATTC harbors:
- a CDS encoding fused MFS/spermidine synthase, with amino-acid sequence MTTDWPAGDWYLTYDTPHDLSAYRKTRGLAQGRTEFQEYEIWENPVLGRVLVLDGVIQSAERDEFIYHEALVHPALTAHPQPRQVAILGGGEGATLREVLKHDCVSRVVMVDLDAEIVALCRQWLPTFHAGAFDDHRVELRHEDARAWLARQPDHSLDVILMDITDPLAGGPAIFLFTKEMFELIQVKLTKPGLFSIQSGSAERTPRLIPHLYRTIGSVFPQVFPYTAFIASFDDLYGFILAGGDTLQWPSPATVAQRLATRHLPPLRWYGPEFSATLPWLPPYIKAHIERAGQLCTDAHPILVGKTIP
- a CDS encoding ATP-binding cassette domain-containing protein, which translates into the protein MRATLTCLGLNNLSDRDPASLSGGQKQLLALASVLALQPQLLVLDEPTNDLDPWWVDNLLQILQGLRREQHLSLLLLGQDLRLTEHCDRIVFLEQGSITAAGPPAEILPQVKIFRRLRLSPHPLAALFHDLGQLLWPLTLNKAESVARQLGLGEREVRERVEAALKQVRLVELADEDPFSLTNGQRQRLAVAAVLALAPTVIILDEPTTGLDHTEQLGMMTLIRDLNRQGHTIIIVTHSMWAAAEYANRLIILRDGRLVLDGPTRQVLAQEEVLAACHLYPPLVVRLAHRLGFSALNADEFRARVAS
- a CDS encoding YkgJ family cysteine cluster protein produces the protein MNVSKQTEIEPVRLSLDSTFKFRCHKGLDCFTHCCARTTIRLTPYDILRLRHRLGISSGEFLKRYTRQDHHEKTGLPVVILDMSQDPEGRCPFVSPEGCSVYEDRPVTCRYYPLGQGSVLTDAGLEEFYVYIQEEHCQGFGGESETTVEAWRREQGAEKYDEMNREWKIMMLLDYPQDRIVINDRIRRLFYMVAYDLDQFRKFVFESPFLNVFEIGPDLLARIKTDDEELLRFGYQYLKHMLMITPTLKMSDEASQLVNPSITRLDIEF
- a CDS encoding nitroreductase, with product MDLAEAIYSRKCTRGFKSEPVPKKTLMRLLGAAHQAPSARNIQPWQFIVVTNPALERLAQKLVSRYQEEQTGTLGWPELPAPFQARSQRFGQELATFAQQTHGFDLVTSSFNFHGAPAAILLTMDQQLPSARLLDLGMAAQNMVLKAHALGLGTCPIGMVLRYEGVIREELRLPESVNIVLTIAVGVPDPALAINEFKSSREDLAEFMTWIEN